A window of Desulfuromonas soudanensis genomic DNA:
GGCATCATGGCGAAAATTCCCTACGTGGATCAGGACGTCTGCATCAGCTGCAACCTCTGCGCCGACACCGTCCCCGAGGTCTTCCGCATGAACGACGCCGGGCTCGCCGAGGTCTATGACCCGGCCGGCGCCTCGGAAGCGAAAATCCAGGAGGCGATCGACGCCTGTCCGGTGGCCTGCATCTTTTGGCAGGATTGACGCCGGGGGCAAAGCGGCGCTTTTTCTCTCTTTGCCCGGGACGCCTCCCCTACGGCGCCGCCCTGACCCTGCAGGAGGAGTTGGTGCAGCGCCGCCGCCGCGGGGAGGACGACGTCCTGATCCTTCTCGAGCACCCCCCCGTCGTCACCCTTGGACGCAGCGGCCGGGAGGGGGGGCTGCGCCTCGCCGCCGCCGACTACGCCCGGAGCGGCATCGAGCTGGTGCACAGCGGCCGCGGCGGGGACGTCACCTACCACGGACCGGGTCAGCTCATCGGCTACCCGATCCTCGACCTTTCGGTCCTGGGGCGCGACCTGCACCGCTACCTGCGCCTCCTCGAAGCGGTTCTCATCGAAACCCTGGCGGCCTTCGGCGTCACCGGGGAACGGATTGCCGGCCGCACCGGGGTCTGGGTCGGCGGCGCCAAGATCGCCTCCATCGGCATCGCCGTGCGCCACTGGATCAGCTACCACGGTTTTGCCCTCAACGTCGCCGACGACCGGGAGGGCTTTGCCACCATCGTCCCCTGCGGCCTGCCGGGGGTGGCCCTGACCTCCCTGGAAGGGGAAGTCGGCCGCACGGTTTCCCGGGCGGCCGTAACGGAGGTGCTGATCGACGCTTTTTCACTCCATTTTGCCAGCGAGCACGCAGGACTCTATGACCCGACCCATCCTGAAAAAACCGTCCTGGCTTAAGGTCCGCATCCCCTCCGGGGCCGGCTACGCCCGGATCGACCGCTACCATCGGGAGGCCGGACTCCACTCGGTCTGCCGCAGCGCCGCCTGTCCCAACCAGGGGGAGTGCTGGAGCCGCGGCACCGCCACCTTCATGATCCTCGGCGACCGCTGCACCCGGGACTGCGCCTTCTGCAACGTCGGCAGCGCCCTCCCATTCCCCCCCGATCCCGCCGAACCGGCCAAGGTCGCCGCGGCGGTGGCCGAACTCGGCCTGCGCCACGCCGTGGTCACCGCCGTGACCCGCGACGACCTCCCCGACGGCGGCGCCGAGCACTTCGCCGCCCTCACCCGGGAGCTGCGCCAGGCCGCCCCCGGCTGCACCCTCGAACTCCTCATCTCCGACCTGCAGGGGAACCGCGAGGCGCTCTCGACCATTCTCCGGGCCGCCCCGGACATCCTCGGCCACAACATCGAGACCGTCCCCCGCCTCTACCCCCTGGCCCGAAAGGGGGCCTCCTACCGACGCTCCCTCGATCTTCTCGGCGCTGCCCGGGAGCTCTCGCCGCAGATTCCCACCAAATCGGGGGTGATGCTCGGTCTCGGCGAGACCCCTGAGGAGCTCCTCGAAGTCCTGACCGACCTGCGCGATTCCGGCTGCACCCTCCTCACCCTCGGCCAGTACCTGGCCCCGAGCCGCAAGCACCTCCCGGTGGAGCGCTACGTCCCTCCCGAGGAATTTGACGAACTGCGCCGGCAGGCCCTTTGTCTCGGCTTCGCCCATGTCGAATCCGGCCCCCTGGTGCGCTCCTCCTATCACGCCGAAGAGCAGTTCACGGAGGCCGGCCATGCCCGCCAAACCTGAGATCCACGAAACGATCATCCTCGGCTCCGGTCCGGCCGGACTCACCGCCGCCATCTACGCCGCCCGCAGCCGCTGCTGCCCCCTCCTCATCCACGGCGGTCAGCCGGGGGGTCAGCTCACCACCACCACGGTGATCGACAATTTTCCCGGATTCTCCCAGGGGATCGACGGACCGCAGCTGATGAAGGAGATGGAGGAGCAGGCGCGACGCTTCGGCACCCGCTTCGTCGAGGGAATCGTCACCCGGGTGGAGCTCAAGAAGGCCCCCTTCAAGGTCTGGGTCGACAAGGAAAAGTTCTTCTGCCAGACCCTCATCGTCGCCACCGGGGCCGTGCCGAAGATGCTCGGCCTCGCCAACGAATGGGAACTCTACGGCCGCGGGGTTTCGGTCTGCGCCACCTGTGACGCCTTCTTCTATCGGGACAAGGAGGTGGTGGTGGTCGGCGGCGGCGACACCGCCATGGAGGAAGCGGTCTTTCTCACCCGCTTTGCCCGGCAGGTGACGGTGGTTCACCGCCGGGATACCCTGCGCGCCACCCTCCCTCTGCAGGAGCTGGCCCGCCGCAACCCCAAAATAACCTTCCGCTGGAACGCCCTGGTCGAGGCCATCCTCGGCGACCGGGAGCAGGGGGTGCAGGGGGTGCGGATTCGCGACCGCGAAAGCGGCGCCACGGAGGAGCTTGCCTGCGACGGCCTCTTCATCGCCATCGGCCACACCCCCAACACCTCCCTCTTTGCCGGACAGCTCGACATGGACAGCGAGGGATACCTGGTGACCGGCAAGGGGACGGAGACCAACGTCCCCGGCGTCTTCGCCGCCGGCGACGTCCAGGACCCCGACTTCCGCCAGGCGATCACCGCCGCCGGGAGCGGCTGCATGGCGGCGCTGCAGGCCGAACGGTATCTGGAAACCCTTCCCCAGGAGGAATCGCCATGATCCCGGAGCGCATCAGGCAATTTCTCGAAGAGAACGGCTGCGCCTTTGTCGCCTCCGCCGACGGCAGCGGCCAGCCCCACCTCGCCGCCGGGCACGGGCTGCGTTTTTCCGACGACGAGCACCTTCTCTTCGAGGCCTGGTTCTGCCGCAAGACCCTGGCCAACGTCGCCGCCAACCCCCGGGTCGCCCTCCTCTGCGTCGATCCCGCCTGCGGCACCGGCTACCAGCTCGTCGGCGAGGTTGTCGCCGCCGCGGACACGGCGATCCTCAACGGCTATGTCCCCCCCCTCGAGCCCCGGGGGCTCCCCCAGGTCCAGTCCCGACTCGAGATCCGGATCTCGGAGGTGATGGAATTTTCCACCATCGCCCACAGCGACCGCTCCCTCATTCCCCACCTCTGACCCGGCGAAAAAACGACGGGGCGGGCGCCTGCCTTGCAGACCGCCCGCCCCGAGTGTTGCCCTTCACCCCGAAAAAACTACTGTTCCAGGAGCATCCCCTCAAGATCCTCGATATATTCTTTGATCCGCTTGAGGAAACCGACCGCCTGCCGGCCGTCGATGATTTGATGGTCGTAGGAGAGGGCCAGGTTCATCATCGGCCGGATCACCACCTCGCCGTCGCGAACCACCGCCCGCTCCTGGATGGCGTGCATGCCGAGGACGGCACTCTGGGGGGGGTTGAGGATCGGCGTGGACAAAAGCGAGCCGTACACCCCGCCGTTGCTGATGGTAAAGGTCCCCCCTTCGAGGTCGGCGAGCTGTATGCGGTTGTTTCCCGCCCGGTCGACGAAATCGGCGATCGTCCTTTCGATCTCGGCGAAATGGAGGCGGTCGGCGTCGCGCAGCACCGGAACGAGCAGCCCCTTTTTGGCGCCGATGGCGATGCCGATGTCGTAAAAGTTGTGATAAAGGATGTCGTCGCCGTCGAGGCTGGCGTTGACCTCGGGAAATTCGCGGAGGGCCTCGACGCAGGCCTTGACGAAAAAGGACATCAGTCCGAGTTTGACGCCGTGACGTTTGGCGAAAGACTGGCCATCCCGGTGACGCAGCGCCATCACCCGGCTCATGTCCGCCTCGTTGAAGGTGGTCAGCATGGCCGTCTGCTGCCGGACGGAAAGGAGGCGCTCGGCGATTTTCCTGCGGATCGGGCTCATCGGCCGGCGGACGGTGCGCTCCTCCTTCTCCGGAGACGGCGAAGACCCGCCCTCCTCCTTCCCTTCCTCCTCGGCGGCGACGGATTTTTCCGCAGGCCGCGGCGATTTCGCCTCGGAGGCGGGGACTTCCTGCTCTTTTTCCGCCCCCTGGTCCTTCGTCCCTTCCCTGGCCGCCGCTTTTTTCCCGTCCTTTGTCCGGTCCTTCTTCTCGTCCGTTTTTTTCTCGGACTTCGGCGCCTCTTCAGCCTTCCCCTTCCCCTCCTTTTTGCCGCCTGAGGCCTCCTCGATGGTGCCGATCACCGCCCCGATTTCGACCGTCTTTCCCTCCGCGGTGCCGATGTGCAGCACCCCGTCGACCTCGGCGTTGAGCTCCAGGGTAATCTTGTCCGTCTCCAGTTCGACCAGCAGGTCGTCCTTGGCCACGGACTCCCCGTCCTTCTTGTGCCATTTGCCGACTTCCGCTTCGCGAATCGATTCGCCGACCGTCGGAACCTTGATATCCATAACCTTCTCCTTCACTAAAAAAAAACGTTCCCCTAGGAGCCTGTCGGACTATACGCGCCGAAGCGAAAAATTGGATATTTGAGGACAGATTCTAGCTTGTTTGAGAGCCAATAGTCCTCTCTATTGGTCGAAAAGAAGCTCGGATATGGACCAAATAGACGATTTTGCAGCCGGCTCATGGATAGTCCGACAGGCTCCTAGGGTCCTGACCCCGACCCGACCGACTCACAGATCGAAGGCCTCGGCGATGATTCGATCCTGCTCTTCCCTGAAGAGCCGGTGGGAGCCGACGGCCGGGGCGGCTGCGGCCTCGCGCCCCAGATAGAGGGGTTCCCTTCCCATCACCTCGGCCAGAGACCGGCGCAGAAAGCTCCAGGCCCCCATGTTGGCCGGCTCCTCCTGCACCCAGACAAAGTTTTCCGCCTTCTTGTAGGGCAAAACGGCCTCCTCCAGCAGGTCGACGCGCAGGGGATAAAGTTGCTCGATGCGGATGATGGCCAGGTCGTCCCGGCCGTCCTTCTCCCGTTTTTCCTCCAGCTCGTAGTAGATTTTCCCCGAACAGACCAGGAGAGTGCGGACCTTCTGCGCTTCGGCGTCGGAACCGATAATTTCATCGAAATGACCGCCGGCAAAGGCCGCCAGGTCGGAACGGCACTTCGGCAGGCGCAGCAGACTCTTGGGGGTAAAGACGACGAGGGGGCGGCGGAAGGGGAGCTTGACCTGACGGCGCAACAGATGAAAAAACTGGGCGGGGGTGGAGGGGTAAACGACCTGGATGTTGTCGTCGGCGCAGGCCTGCAGATAGCGTTCGATGCGGGCGCTCGAATGCTCGGCCCCCTGACCCTCGTAGCCGTGGGGGAGGAGGAGGACCAGGCCGCTGGCGCGGTCCCACTTCGTCCGGCTGCTGACGATGAACTGGTCGATGATCACCTGAGCGCCGTTGGCGAAATCACCAAACTGGGCCTCCCAGAGGGTCAGTCCGAAGGGGGTCTCCAGCGAGTAGCCGTACTCGAAGCCGAGCACCGCAGCCTCCGAGAGCATGCTGTCATAGATGTGGAGGGCGGCTCCGTTACGGGCAGCCGCCGAAAGGGGGACGCAGGTCTTGCCGCTTTCGATGTCGAAAAGGGTGGAATGGCGATGGCTGAAGGTTCCCCGCCGCGAATCCTGCCCGGAGAGGCGCACGGACGTCCCCTCGGAGAGGAGGGAGGCAAAGGCCAGGGCCTCGCCGGTCCCCCAGTCGATTTCCTCGCCGGCTTCGATCGCTTCCCGGCGCCGTTGCAAGAGCTTGTCGATCTTGGGATGGGGATGAAAATCCTCGGGGATGCTGGTGATGGCTTGCCCCAGTTCGACGAGACTGTCCCGGGAGACGGCGGTTTCCACCTCCGGGTGCCGGTACTGCCGGTCGATCCCGCTCCACTTTCCGTGAAAGCCTTCCTCCTCCTGCCGGGCAGGGAGCCCGGCCGCCTCCTCCAGGCGCTCCTCGATGACCGCGGCCATGGCCTCGATTTCCTCTCCCGCCACCCCTTCGCTTCTCAGCCGGTCGGCGTAGAGTTCATGCACCAGGGGGTGATTCTTGATCTTTTCGTACATCAGGGGCTGGGTGAAGTAGGGCTCGTCCCCCTCGTTGTGCCCCTGGCGGCGGTAACAGAGGATCTCCAGAATCACGTCGCAGCCGAAGGCCTTGCGGTAGTCGAGGGCGAGGCCGGCGGCATGAACCACGGCCTCCGGGTCGTCGCCATGGACGTGGAAGATCGGGACCATCAGCATCTTGGCGACATCGGTGGCATAGAGGGTCGAGCGGGCGTTCTCCGGCAGAGTGGTGAAACCGATCTGGTTGTTGAGAACGATGTGCAACGTCCCGCCGGTGCTGAAGCCCTCCAGCTGCGAGAGATTGAGGACTTCGGCGACGATTCCCTGGCCGGAAAAGGCGGCATCGCCGTGCATCAGGACCGGCAGCACCCGTTGGTCGCCCCCTTCGCCGTAGGCCTCCTGGCGGGCCCGGCACTTCCCCTCCACCACGGGATCGACGGATTCGAGGTGGCTGGGGTTGGAGGCGAGGGTGACATGAATCGAGGCGCCTTCGGCGGTTTTCAGGTCGGCGGAGAACCCCCGATGGTACTTGACGTCCCCCTCGCCGACCACCTGGTATTCGATATTGTCCTTGAACTCGGCAAAGAGGTTCTCCGGCGGTTTGCCGCAGATGTTGACCAGAACGTTGAGACGGCCGCGGTGGGACATCCCGAGAACGAGGTCGCGCGTCCCGAGAGCCGCCGCTTTCTGCACCACGAAGTCGAGGAGGACAATGAGCACCTCCCCCCCCTCGAGGGAAAAGCGCTTCTGACCGACGAACTTGCGGTGCAAAAACGCCTCGAAAAGGGCCGCTTCCTGCAATTTGCGCAGGATCCGCAGCTTTTGCTCCCGGGCGACGGGAGGTCGGTTCCCTTCCGGTTCCATGCGGTCGATCAGCCACTGGCGCTCCCCGGGGTCCTGGATGTGCATGAACTCGACGCCGATGGCGCCGCAGTAAGTCTGGCGCATCACCGAGAGGATCTGGCGGAGGGTGGCGTTTTTCTTGTAAAACCTGCGGGTGTAATAGGTGCGGTCGAGATCGGCCGTCGTCAGATCAAAGGCCGCAAGGGCCAGGAGGGGATGCTCTTCCCGACAGGTGGTGAGGGGATTGGTGCAGGCCATCAGATGGCCGATGTCGCGATACCGGTAGATGAGCGACTGCACTGCCGACTGTTTCAGGGCCTGGGACGCTGTTTCTCCGGCGCCGCTGCCGGCGAGCTCGAACCCCTGGAAAAAGGCCTGCCAATCGGCACCGAGAGCCTGCGGCGACTCTTTCCACAGACGATACTGGGACTCAAGCCACTCGGGACTGAGATTGGACAGAAATTGATTCGCCACCGATTCTCCCGTCTGCCATATTAATTTTCCGGCGCCCCTGGGGCTAACCGGCGGTAATCACAAAGCAGGGGAAGTATAACAGCGCCAATGGAGGGATGCAATCGCCGGGCAAGGAACAGACCCCGCCCCACCGGTTTCGGAGGGCGGGGGAGGGTCAGGGTCGCCGGGGGCTTTCCGAGGGGAAGAACGTATCGATTATCGCCGCGGGTCGCGGGACGGGCCCCGGGTCGGCAGGAGGACGGTGAAGGTGCTCCCCTTGCCGGGGGTGGAACGCACCAGGATTTTCCCCTCGTGCGCCTCGACTATCCATTTGACGATCGCCAGACCGAGGCCGGTGCCGCCGTTTTCCCGGTTGCGCGCTTCATCGATGCGGTAGAAGCGGTCGAAGATGTGGTGGAGGTGCTCTTCGGGGATACCGATGCCGCTGTCGGCAATGGCCACGGAGACGTTGTCCCCTTCGAGGGAGAGGGTGATCGCCAGGCGCCCCTCTCCGGCCGGGGTATATTTGATGCCGTTGACGATTAAATTAAGGAGCATCTGACGGATGCGCAGCTCGTCGCCACGGATGCGGATTTCCTCCGCCACATTCATATCCAGGAGGACTTCGATCCCCTTCGGCTCGCCGAGGGTCCGCCCCTGCATGTAGAGGTCCTGAAGCATGTCGCTGAGGCTGAACTCCTTGCATTCCATGGGGAGCCCGCCGGCCTCGCTCTTGGCCAGCAGCAGCAGATCTTCGATGATCCGCCCCATGCGGTCGATCTCTTCCATGTTCGACTCGAGCATTTTACGGAACTCTTCCGGTTCCTTGGCCCAGCGCAGGGCGACCTCGGTCTCGCCCCGGAGAATGGTCAAAGGGGTCCGCAGCTCGTGGGAGGCGTCGCCGGAGAACTGCTTGATCTTGCGGAAGGAACTTTCGAGGCGCGCGAGCATGGCGTTGAAGGTCTCGGCGAGGTGGGCGATTTCGTCGCGGCTTCCCTCCACCGGCAGGCGCTGGTTGAGATTTTCGGCATTGATCCGCCGCGCCGCCCGGGTCAGGCGCACGACCGGGGAGAGGGCGCGCCCGGCGAGGAACCAGCCGCCGAGGGAGAGCACCAACAGTGCCAGGGGGCTGAAGGTCATGAGGATGATGCGAAATTCCTTGAGGGTTTCCTCGAGGGGAGCCATGCTCGCCGCCACCTGGACCATGTGCCCCGCCCCCGTGGCCCGCATCACCGGGTAGGTCAGGAGGCGCACCGAATAGGGGCCGGTGAGTTGAATCCGCTCGAAAATGGGTTCCCCCCGTCCCGATGCCTGCAGAGCCCCCTTCCCCAACGGCAGCTGAAAACCGTCGAGATTGTTCGAGGTGCACTCGATGCTCCCCTGCTGGTCGAGGATCTGGACATATTCGCCCCAGTTGTGGACACGGATGAAGGCTTCCATAGCCGCACAGGTATCCCCCTCCCCTTTCCCCGGTCCTTCCCCGGGCAAAAGATGAAAGGCGGCGACATCCTCGGCGATCAGGGTCAGCCTTTCGTCAAGGTGCACCAGAAGGCTGCGGTCCAGGTAGACATGCCAGAAGAAACCGCTGGCCGCCAGAATGACGGCCAGCGTGAAGGCATACCAGAGGGTGAGGCGGAAGCGAATGGAGCGGACGAACAACTACTCCTCCTCTTTGAGGACGTAGCCGACGCCCCGAACGGTATGAATCAGTTTTTTGCTGAAGTCCTTGTCGACCTTCTTGCGCAGATAATTGACATAGACGTCGATGATATTGGTGAAGGAATCGAAGGTGTAATCCCAGACGTGCTCGGCAATCATCGTCCGGGTCAGGATCTGATTGGGATTGCGCATCAGGTATTCGAGGAGCGCGTACTCCTTGGCGGTGAGCTCGATCTCCTTGTTGCCGCGCCAGACCTTGTGGCCGACGGGATCGAGACGCAGGTCGGCAAAGTAGATTTCCGCCCCCCGGTCCTGGGAACCGCGGCGGAGCAGGGCACGAACCCGGGCCAGCAGCTCGGCAAAAGCGAAGGGTTTGGTCAGATAGTCGTCGCTGCCCGAATCGAGTCCCGAGACGATGTCCTCCACCGTATCCTTGGCGGTCAGGCAGAGGACCGGAGTGGCAACCCCCTTCTCCCGCAACTGCTTGATCGCCGTCAGGCCGTCCATCTTGGGGAGCATCAGGTCCATCAGGATCAGGTCGTAGGGGGTGGCCTCTCCCATCTGCAGCCCCTCCTCGCCGTCATAGGCGACATCGACGACGAAATTCTCCTCTTCCAGCCCACGTTTGATGAAGCTGGCGACTTTCTTCTCGTCTTCTACCACCAGAATGCGCATATCGATCTCCTTCTCTGCAGATTTGCTGTTAATATCCGATACAACGGAAAGGGTTCCCATTTGAGTTGAACGCCTATTTCAATTTCAGTTTGACCAGGACCTCGTTGGCCGTCTCCTCCACCGCCTTGCCGGTGACGTCGATCACGGCCCAACCCTGGCGACGGAAAAGGGCCCGGGTGTAGGCGAGCTCGTCCTCGACCTGCCCGTAATCGGCATAAGCCGCCCGGGAACCCTGGCCGAGATGCTTGAGGCGGGTCGCCCGCAGCTCCACCAGGCGCTGGGCGTCGATGACCAGCCCCACCACCCGGGTCGGATCGATCTCGAAGAGCTCGGCCGGCGGGTCGATCCCCTTGACCAGCGGGACATTGGCCACCTTCCAGCCCCGGTGGGCCAGATACATGGAGAGGGGGGTCTTGCTCGTTCGGGACACCCCCACCAGGACGATGTCGGCCCGGCAGAGGTGGCGGGTTTCCTGGCCGTCGTCCTGACGCACCGTGAACTCGACCGCCTCGATGCGGCGAAAATATTCCTCATTGACGCCGTGCAGCAGCCCCGGCATTTCCCGGGGAGAACGGCCGAAAAAGCCGGAAAGCTTCATGAGCAGCGGCGTGATCAGGTCGATGTTGGGGATTCCCAGGGAATCACACTCGTCATGAACCAGCT
This region includes:
- a CDS encoding ferredoxin is translated as MAKIPYVDQDVCISCNLCADTVPEVFRMNDAGLAEVYDPAGASEAKIQEAIDACPVACIFWQD
- the lipB gene encoding lipoyl(octanoyl) transferase LipB, which encodes MAGLTPGAKRRFFSLCPGRLPYGAALTLQEELVQRRRRGEDDVLILLEHPPVVTLGRSGREGGLRLAAADYARSGIELVHSGRGGDVTYHGPGQLIGYPILDLSVLGRDLHRYLRLLEAVLIETLAAFGVTGERIAGRTGVWVGGAKIASIGIAVRHWISYHGFALNVADDREGFATIVPCGLPGVALTSLEGEVGRTVSRAAVTEVLIDAFSLHFASEHAGLYDPTHPEKTVLA
- the lipA gene encoding lipoyl synthase → MTRPILKKPSWLKVRIPSGAGYARIDRYHREAGLHSVCRSAACPNQGECWSRGTATFMILGDRCTRDCAFCNVGSALPFPPDPAEPAKVAAAVAELGLRHAVVTAVTRDDLPDGGAEHFAALTRELRQAAPGCTLELLISDLQGNREALSTILRAAPDILGHNIETVPRLYPLARKGASYRRSLDLLGAARELSPQIPTKSGVMLGLGETPEELLEVLTDLRDSGCTLLTLGQYLAPSRKHLPVERYVPPEEFDELRRQALCLGFAHVESGPLVRSSYHAEEQFTEAGHARQT
- the trxB gene encoding thioredoxin-disulfide reductase, with protein sequence MPAKPEIHETIILGSGPAGLTAAIYAARSRCCPLLIHGGQPGGQLTTTTVIDNFPGFSQGIDGPQLMKEMEEQARRFGTRFVEGIVTRVELKKAPFKVWVDKEKFFCQTLIVATGAVPKMLGLANEWELYGRGVSVCATCDAFFYRDKEVVVVGGGDTAMEEAVFLTRFARQVTVVHRRDTLRATLPLQELARRNPKITFRWNALVEAILGDREQGVQGVRIRDRESGATEELACDGLFIAIGHTPNTSLFAGQLDMDSEGYLVTGKGTETNVPGVFAAGDVQDPDFRQAITAAGSGCMAALQAERYLETLPQEESP
- a CDS encoding pyridoxamine 5'-phosphate oxidase family protein, translating into MIPERIRQFLEENGCAFVASADGSGQPHLAAGHGLRFSDDEHLLFEAWFCRKTLANVAANPRVALLCVDPACGTGYQLVGEVVAAADTAILNGYVPPLEPRGLPQVQSRLEIRISEVMEFSTIAHSDRSLIPHL
- the odhB gene encoding 2-oxoglutarate dehydrogenase complex dihydrolipoyllysine-residue succinyltransferase — encoded protein: MDIKVPTVGESIREAEVGKWHKKDGESVAKDDLLVELETDKITLELNAEVDGVLHIGTAEGKTVEIGAVIGTIEEASGGKKEGKGKAEEAPKSEKKTDEKKDRTKDGKKAAAREGTKDQGAEKEQEVPASEAKSPRPAEKSVAAEEEGKEEGGSSPSPEKEERTVRRPMSPIRRKIAERLLSVRQQTAMLTTFNEADMSRVMALRHRDGQSFAKRHGVKLGLMSFFVKACVEALREFPEVNASLDGDDILYHNFYDIGIAIGAKKGLLVPVLRDADRLHFAEIERTIADFVDRAGNNRIQLADLEGGTFTISNGGVYGSLLSTPILNPPQSAVLGMHAIQERAVVRDGEVVIRPMMNLALSYDHQIIDGRQAVGFLKRIKEYIEDLEGMLLEQ
- a CDS encoding 2-oxoglutarate dehydrogenase E1 component, giving the protein MANQFLSNLSPEWLESQYRLWKESPQALGADWQAFFQGFELAGSGAGETASQALKQSAVQSLIYRYRDIGHLMACTNPLTTCREEHPLLALAAFDLTTADLDRTYYTRRFYKKNATLRQILSVMRQTYCGAIGVEFMHIQDPGERQWLIDRMEPEGNRPPVAREQKLRILRKLQEAALFEAFLHRKFVGQKRFSLEGGEVLIVLLDFVVQKAAALGTRDLVLGMSHRGRLNVLVNICGKPPENLFAEFKDNIEYQVVGEGDVKYHRGFSADLKTAEGASIHVTLASNPSHLESVDPVVEGKCRARQEAYGEGGDQRVLPVLMHGDAAFSGQGIVAEVLNLSQLEGFSTGGTLHIVLNNQIGFTTLPENARSTLYATDVAKMLMVPIFHVHGDDPEAVVHAAGLALDYRKAFGCDVILEILCYRRQGHNEGDEPYFTQPLMYEKIKNHPLVHELYADRLRSEGVAGEEIEAMAAVIEERLEEAAGLPARQEEEGFHGKWSGIDRQYRHPEVETAVSRDSLVELGQAITSIPEDFHPHPKIDKLLQRRREAIEAGEEIDWGTGEALAFASLLSEGTSVRLSGQDSRRGTFSHRHSTLFDIESGKTCVPLSAAARNGAALHIYDSMLSEAAVLGFEYGYSLETPFGLTLWEAQFGDFANGAQVIIDQFIVSSRTKWDRASGLVLLLPHGYEGQGAEHSSARIERYLQACADDNIQVVYPSTPAQFFHLLRRQVKLPFRRPLVVFTPKSLLRLPKCRSDLAAFAGGHFDEIIGSDAEAQKVRTLLVCSGKIYYELEEKREKDGRDDLAIIRIEQLYPLRVDLLEEAVLPYKKAENFVWVQEEPANMGAWSFLRRSLAEVMGREPLYLGREAAAAPAVGSHRLFREEQDRIIAEAFDL
- a CDS encoding sensor histidine kinase — protein: MFVRSIRFRLTLWYAFTLAVILAASGFFWHVYLDRSLLVHLDERLTLIAEDVAAFHLLPGEGPGKGEGDTCAAMEAFIRVHNWGEYVQILDQQGSIECTSNNLDGFQLPLGKGALQASGRGEPIFERIQLTGPYSVRLLTYPVMRATGAGHMVQVAASMAPLEETLKEFRIILMTFSPLALLVLSLGGWFLAGRALSPVVRLTRAARRINAENLNQRLPVEGSRDEIAHLAETFNAMLARLESSFRKIKQFSGDASHELRTPLTILRGETEVALRWAKEPEEFRKMLESNMEEIDRMGRIIEDLLLLAKSEAGGLPMECKEFSLSDMLQDLYMQGRTLGEPKGIEVLLDMNVAEEIRIRGDELRIRQMLLNLIVNGIKYTPAGEGRLAITLSLEGDNVSVAIADSGIGIPEEHLHHIFDRFYRIDEARNRENGGTGLGLAIVKWIVEAHEGKILVRSTPGKGSTFTVLLPTRGPSRDPRR
- a CDS encoding response regulator transcription factor, whose protein sequence is MRILVVEDEKKVASFIKRGLEEENFVVDVAYDGEEGLQMGEATPYDLILMDLMLPKMDGLTAIKQLREKGVATPVLCLTAKDTVEDIVSGLDSGSDDYLTKPFAFAELLARVRALLRRGSQDRGAEIYFADLRLDPVGHKVWRGNKEIELTAKEYALLEYLMRNPNQILTRTMIAEHVWDYTFDSFTNIIDVYVNYLRKKVDKDFSKKLIHTVRGVGYVLKEEE
- a CDS encoding pyruvate, water dikinase regulatory protein, which codes for MTVPRLVYLLSDATGETAEKMVSAALTQFSERESVRLKRISNVRTKNEVYEALDQALNEGGLVVYTVVNRELAQLVHDECDSLGIPNIDLITPLLMKLSGFFGRSPREMPGLLHGVNEEYFRRIEAVEFTVRQDDGQETRHLCRADIVLVGVSRTSKTPLSMYLAHRGWKVANVPLVKGIDPPAELFEIDPTRVVGLVIDAQRLVELRATRLKHLGQGSRAAYADYGQVEDELAYTRALFRRQGWAVIDVTGKAVEETANEVLVKLKLK